The window TCTGAAAAGATCGAGTTTTAAACCGTTTATGATTCGATTCGATAAACTAGGTATAGTCAGCGCACGAAAATATCAATCAATGAATCTTAAAAATAATGATTGGGGATTAGTGTTAAAATTAGTTCCCTATGCCAAAAGAAAATCTCCAGTTCTAGTTTTATCTTTAATTTTACTTATTCCTTTATCCATTGCCGGCGCCATTCAACCTCTCATTGTTGGTCAGGCTATTTCATTATTAAGAGGGGAAGATACTTGGTTTTTCTTATCTTCATCTGCCGTGAGAGATGGTTTAAATTTACTAGGTTTAATTCTTTTATTAACCATTGCTTTTCGGACAGTATTTCTTGCTTGGCAGGGTTTTCTGGTGCAAAAAGTGGGGCAGGAAATTACCGCTTTTATTCGTCAAGATTTATTCGATCATGTTACTTCTTTATCTTCTAATTTTTTCCATAAAACCCCTGTCGGTAAATTGGTAACAAGGTTAACCAGTGACGTGGAAGCCTTGGGAGATGTATTTGCGACGGGCGCTATTGGTATTCTCAGCGATATATTTTACATTCTCGCCATCATTTTTACGATGGTTTCGGTGCAGTGGCAGTTAGCCTTATTATTGGTATTAATGTTGATTCCTGTATCGGGATTAATCATTTATTTCCAAAAACAATATCGTAAGGCAAATTATCGGGCGCGAGAGGAATTATCAGTATTAAATTCCATGTTACAAGAGAATGTCGTGGGCATTAATATTGTGCAGTTATTTCGCCGAGAAAAGTATAATAGTGAGGTTTTTCGCACAGTAAATGATCGTTATCGTATCGCTGTTGATAAGACGATTTTTCATGATTCGGCGGTGTCTGCTACCCTTGAATGGGTTTCTTTGGGTGCGATTGCGTTGGTGTTGTGGATTGGTGGGGTATTAATCCTGCAAGATAATATGAATTATGGTACTTTATCGGCTTTTATTTTATACGCGCAAAGATTGTTTGATCCTTTGCGTCAATTTGCTGATAAGTTTACCATGTTCCAAGCTGGTTTTACTGCCATTGAGCGTATTTCGGAGTTAATGAATATTCCTATCGAGATTAAAGATCGAGATAATAGTGTTAGTTTTGATGATAATTTGAGCGAAAATCAAGCGGTGGGCGAAATTCGCTTTGAGAATGTTTGGTTTGGTTATAAACCTGATGAATATGTGTTGAAGAATCTTAATTTTACCATCAAACCGGGTGAAAAAGTCGCTTTGGTGGGTCCGACGGGCGCTGGAAAAAGTTCTATTATCCGTCTTTTATGTCGTTTATATGAACCGACTAAGGGTAGAATTTTGGTGGATGGTATTGACATCAAAAATATTACTCAAAGTGAGTTGCGCAGTCACATTGGCGTAATTTTGCAAGAAAGTTTCATTTTTGCGGGGGATGTCAAACGAAATATCACGTTAGGAGAAAATTATGATTTTGCTGAGGTGGAAAGGGCAGTAAATTTAACTAATATTAATTCTCTCATTGAGCAGTTACCCCAAGGATATAATACTCAATTAAGGGAGAGGGGCGCTAATATTTCCGCAGGGCAAAAACAGTTATTAGCATTTGCGAGGGTAGCTATTCGTAACCCTAACATTTTAGTCTTGGATGAGGCAACTTCTAGCCTTGATGTGGCAACGGAAGCGGAGACTCAAGAGGCGTTAGATAAATTGTTAATCAATAAAACAGCGATTATTATTGCCCATCGTCTTTCTACTATTCGGAATGTAGATAAAATTTTAGTGTTAAAAAATGGGGAGTTAATTGAGTCTGGTAGCCATGAGGATTTATTAGATCAAAATGGTTTATATGCCAGTCTGTATAAGTTGCAAATGTTAACGGCAGTCTAATTGGGGGGTGCGGAAAAGCGGAGTTGTGAGGTGAAGGGAAAAGGGCAATGGGCAAAGTTAAAAGGTTTTAAAAAGGTTTGAGTACAATAAAATCCTAAAAAAGTGCCAAAAATAGCCTTTTTTCTCTAAAAATACTGTATTTCCTTCTTCCCAATCAAAAATTATTGATACAGATGAACAATTTATGAAAAATAACTATTTGGCTTAACTCTTTAATTTATAAGCATTTCACCGCGACACCGCGACACCCGAAACCTGACACCTCCCCTCACCAAAATACTTTTTCAGCAACCCCAAATTATCAATTATCAATTATTCATTTCAAAACCTCCAACATTCGCTAAAATTGAATGTCAGTGAAAACACAAGTATTATTGGAAAGAAGGAGGGAAATTAGGTGAGTGACAATACAACTATGCAACAACAAGACTCTCGACACGAATTAAGAGAATTAGTTAATTCTCAATTAAGATTGTTATTAGAACAAAATAATCTGGAGGGTGCAAAATCTTTGCTTCAACCAGTGCAACCAGTGGATATAGCCGAAGCTATTGGGGATTTACCCGAAACCATGCAGTTAATAGCTTTTCGTCTCCTCAACAAAACTGAAGCTATTGACGTTTATGAACATTTAGAATATAGCACCCAACAAGCTCTTATTGAAGAGTTTAAGCGCCAAGAAGTCTTGGATATTGTTGATAAAATGTCACCGGATGATCGAGCAAGGTTATTTGATGAATTACCAGCTTCGGTGGTTAGTCGTATTTTAGAACAACTTAGCCCGGATGAAAGACAAGCTACCAATTTACTTTTAGGCTACGGGGAAGATACTGCCGGGCGCATTATGACTCCTGAGTATATTGCCCTCAAAGAAAGCCTCACGGTGGGGGAAACCATCGAGCGTATTCGCTCCTTGGCGCGCGCCTCGGAGTTGATATATTATATGTATGTTACCGATGCTTCTCGTCATTTGGTGGGCATTGTTTCTCTCCGAGATTTAGTTATCAGCGCCCCCCACCAAACCCTCGATCAAGTTCTCACGAGAGATGTAGTATATGTGAAAACAGATATGGATCAAGAGGAAGTGGCTCGGTTAATTCAACGTTACGACTTTTTGGCTGTGCCGGTGGTAGATAAGGAATTGCGCTTGGTAGGTATCGTCACGGTGGATGATGTTATTGATATTTTAGAAAAGGAAGCCACCGAAGATATTTATGCCCTCGGTGCGGTACAATCTGACGGGGATAATTATTTTCAAACCAGTATCTTCACTGTGGCGCGTAAGCGCGTAGTGTGGTTATTAGTCTTGTTAGTAACTAATACGATGACGGGAAGCATTATCGGCGCACAGGAAGAAATTTTAACCGAAGTAACTGTTCTGGCTGCTTTTATCCCTCTATTAATTGATAGTGGCGGTAATATTGGCTCTCAGTCTTCCACCGT of the Cyanobacterium sp. T60_A2020_053 genome contains:
- a CDS encoding ABC transporter ATP-binding protein, producing the protein MIRFDKLGIVSARKYQSMNLKNNDWGLVLKLVPYAKRKSPVLVLSLILLIPLSIAGAIQPLIVGQAISLLRGEDTWFFLSSSAVRDGLNLLGLILLLTIAFRTVFLAWQGFLVQKVGQEITAFIRQDLFDHVTSLSSNFFHKTPVGKLVTRLTSDVEALGDVFATGAIGILSDIFYILAIIFTMVSVQWQLALLLVLMLIPVSGLIIYFQKQYRKANYRAREELSVLNSMLQENVVGINIVQLFRREKYNSEVFRTVNDRYRIAVDKTIFHDSAVSATLEWVSLGAIALVLWIGGVLILQDNMNYGTLSAFILYAQRLFDPLRQFADKFTMFQAGFTAIERISELMNIPIEIKDRDNSVSFDDNLSENQAVGEIRFENVWFGYKPDEYVLKNLNFTIKPGEKVALVGPTGAGKSSIIRLLCRLYEPTKGRILVDGIDIKNITQSELRSHIGVILQESFIFAGDVKRNITLGENYDFAEVERAVNLTNINSLIEQLPQGYNTQLRERGANISAGQKQLLAFARVAIRNPNILVLDEATSSLDVATEAETQEALDKLLINKTAIIIAHRLSTIRNVDKILVLKNGELIESGSHEDLLDQNGLYASLYKLQMLTAV
- the mgtE gene encoding magnesium transporter, producing MSDNTTMQQQDSRHELRELVNSQLRLLLEQNNLEGAKSLLQPVQPVDIAEAIGDLPETMQLIAFRLLNKTEAIDVYEHLEYSTQQALIEEFKRQEVLDIVDKMSPDDRARLFDELPASVVSRILEQLSPDERQATNLLLGYGEDTAGRIMTPEYIALKESLTVGETIERIRSLARASELIYYMYVTDASRHLVGIVSLRDLVISAPHQTLDQVLTRDVVYVKTDMDQEEVARLIQRYDFLAVPVVDKELRLVGIVTVDDVIDILEKEATEDIYALGAVQSDGDNYFQTSIFTVARKRVVWLLVLLVTNTMTGSIIGAQEEILTEVTVLAAFIPLLIDSGGNIGSQSSTVVIRGLSTNELKDLSVPHVIFREAIAGTILGLILGLVAFLWAYILPQNDGNISVAFTVSLTLVSISILASVAGSSLPFLCKFLKLDPALISGPFITTAVDVLGVFIYFAIAKIILGF